From Pyxicephalus adspersus chromosome 7, UCB_Pads_2.0, whole genome shotgun sequence, a single genomic window includes:
- the LOC140334505 gene encoding uncharacterized protein, with protein MYTLAEQNLLATMDNNKLTNEDWRNFEIERGLNPRRNKLIIMFFTMGGTCLGLLIFLSLLGRSIYLKRQKKEMTPKRKIREVQMEEGYLSASETLPNETDLEKPVKRVTFNIPPSSNSSESSSDLSFVTARSDSPTSDDPSPTTFSLESSTDAGNNSEPDLAHLLAAFPINTSNAVSRIIIHYGDTETDASFVINISSEQ; from the exons ATGTACACACTGGCAGAACAAAACCTCCTAGCAACAATGGATAACAATAAACTGACGAATGAGGATTGGAGAAACTTTGAGATTGAAAGAGGGTTAAACCCAAGAAGAAACAAATTGATCATCATGTTCTTCACTATGGGTGGAACTTGCCTAGGACtgcttatttttttgtctttattaggACGATCGATTTACCTCAA ACgtcagaaaaaagaaatgactCCCAAACGGAAGATACGAGAGGTACAAATGGAGGAAGGCTACCTAAGTGCATCTGAAACCCTCCCTAACGAGACAGACCTTGAGAAGCCTGTAAAAAGAGTCACCTTCAATATCCCTCCATCATCAAATAGTTCAGAGTCATCATCTGACTTATCATTTGTGACAGCGAGGTCTGACAGCCCCACATCAGATGACCCTTCACCAACTACATTCTCTCTGGAGTCATCAACTGATGCAGGCAACAATTCAGAGCCTGATCTTGCTCATTTATTGGCGGCTTTTCCAATCAACACATCCAATGCTGTTTCCAGAATCATCATTCATTATGGAGACACAGAAACAGATGCATCTTTTGTCATTAATATTTCCTCTGAAcagtga